From Dermacentor albipictus isolate Rhodes 1998 colony chromosome 8, USDA_Dalb.pri_finalv2, whole genome shotgun sequence:
cacagacaaagcagctgctacaacatgaactgcattgagggccacacaacacatacgtaattaaaggtgcaaaatatagggggaagcttcaaaatacgctctgtagcactgcaaagtataacatatattgtatgtgtacaataaatgttcaaaaatacaatgcatcaatgtaccatttgccttcaagtttattatgaagttcaagtttactgaagtttattatgagcatatgtacaacagggatcaactaacacacccgcagtcgaggtggctgttcgaggtgtgctggctgcctcagtgtaagaaaaagaaattgggtaaatgtcgacaccagtgccactgcttcttgcctctgacctgcacgtgcctctgcggcatctttgtgcacaagtgtgctggcgtggtgaggcgtaggagtcattcgagagaaagagtattgtttacatggaggagtggctgttcacattgcctgtcactttccctcaaatgtttccttggcgactagggtgacacacccgcagtcaaggtggctgttcgaggtgtgctggctgcctaaacgaaataaaaagaaattagatgaatgtcgataccagtgctattgtttattgcctcttacctgcatttgcctccacggcctcttggtttgcggagtctgtatgagggagctgctgtggctaggcgtaggcattgtctaagcaaaaagaaaaggccatttaaatggggaattatggaaataaatgcagttatgtctgcttcttgcactcttcttgcctaaaagagcactttgactgcttctgctttttacctgcaggtgttgttgcgagatccttagtatggctgcgtgcagcattgtaacacttggtggaggcatttgaagtggtagccaaaaatataaagaatcatccttgtctgcacgaatgctttcaatttctaaatgcagtggtaactatcaccattggtgcaaggcccccccacatctatgcggcaagtgccatagctcgaaactgaattgttcctttatgtttcacaaggcatctgatatgtccacattagatgtgatgtgtttgtttttatttatttcagtgtggagagagcatcattaaatggctgaagtactatagcgccaaacagacgacacaagaagagacacggacgagcgcttatgtccgtgtctcttcttcttgtgtcgtctgtttggcgctatagtagttcagtaatatgcaccaactagcccaacaaaaagttctgctgaaatatcattaaatgttttgtttatttttgcgtgtcttgttttttggtttatttctgaatttatcatgatgctaaagtgacttatgtaatggcaatcagcttttgttttgcagaaaaacaatgcatttcctgacccattgtttgacatcccctcacacgcataattttgcagagtattctatcTATATTGACTTgtttgacctccactaaagggtcttgcatttttaaatacgactctttccttaaaatcattcgacacttctcataatttctgtaccttgggcttctgatactctgcattcactatttttgcttgtttctgactagaaatgtcttctttaatttagagcttaaattttacctttggaacagacggaagggcttgccattgcatatctgcataaaagggaaacatgtttcattaaacatttgcaaaatcccattgaagattgatgaatgcagcttgcagtgtgatatgactgaatgagccataaaagtaactcatctcacttggtaaatgaaagcacatattagtgtgatgcacaagatacgttacactaacgtggtgggttctcttgcttataaagcaaaataatcggtgcgcgagaaaaaaattatttttgcataacccttgtacacactgacttaaggaaaatgagctggagctgtccacatgatgtacttattttacctgcgagtatggtcaacaaaaatgtgtcccagctgcttagtggtattccggattatgtcagtattgcatatgtgcctgttgtcgaaaataattgaattttgaaagtgctcgcagggatctgatgtgcatatctgcagtttatgggtacatgtaaaagactcagcatcaagtgcaagtgaacggtcccacaggcccggagtcgatcatgcaaatagattcgctgcacaaatttgtgaccagaaaagatgtgccacatgaaatggcatgcaaggaagtgttgaaaatattgcacagttaataaaacgcctaagctattaatatgtggcttgatgcactcgttatgcaaaacggaggtgaggcgtgcagacaggaaacaagagtagagtatttacaagcaaacaacacgcgcgccgcccacttctctactcttgtgtcctgtctgcacgcctcacctctgttttgcataatgaatccttacgaactagctcagctttctgtcgttctaagtctcgatgcactctatttcgtccgcattaggcactcgcctcttgattacttcgtggcacagaaatactcggtcatcaggctgtttttctgctgtggcctttgtagaagcatgattgttcaaagtgcaacaattaaacagattctttgagttgcttgtggcttcgccagtacaattccggtgcgctggtccgcctgtccagcaatttcctactgaagggaaacctgcaaataaaaacaccgctccgcatgcagaaaaatgctctactgtgacgcttctcgaacgattgtgatgtaccacaagagctgcctattcgcgtgatattctcaacaaggagataaattcgtttacttacatgtgaaggtatatgccagaccacttcggggcttcggtggcacataaggcacgagtgtgtcatagcgtccgatgtcgacgcgcgatcgcatgtcaaacgaaactactacgcatccaaaaaacagattcgaaaccgaaattcgcgtcatcctttattgcatgaatgcgtacatcgtgatttacataagtcacggacttagcgatcgctttctgtaaacttaatattaacgtaccaccttcataaagccatcaggtatgcgtttttaggtgacaaagcataaggtgacctgtacttgttctcagctctttcaatagtaattgcgctggccacattgaccagtagcaacagggcggcgccctagaggttcccacttttccggcccagcttttcctctagagttgttctactaactctatgctttTCTCGGAGGAGGTAGGGCCCCTCCTTAGTTTTTCCTTCCTCGGTGTCTCCATCTGTCATATGCTGGCCTGAGCGATTACAGGAAAGTAATCTCGAAGGCCAAGCTTTGCCGTGTTGCAGATAGCGAAAGGGACTCAGCCGCCGTTCTAAGCGTCACTTACTGTGAGCAGATCAGGTTAAGGCAACTTCAATGTTTCTTTCTTGATAAACTATGCAACTAACAATGCCAATCGCTGTACTGAACGATTAAGACCATAAAAGACGAGAGCAAGACTGAACCGGTATTCAAAACACCACGTCTATGACTAGATTCTGTCTCCCAAAATCACTTCCGCCGCATTCAACGAGAAAGAACATTGCCTTTAAGATTCGCATTTTACCACGAGAGGGCGCTACCCCAAGGGACGAGAGGGACTTACTCTATTAATGTCGTGTCTCAAGCAATCCAATCCATAGCTGATCCGTACTCTCCGCGCCAAAAAGCGTCGGCGTTGGCGAAACATGGCGAAACTTCGCTGCTCGCGCGCTGTCCTCGAAACTAAACCGGAACTGCGACTCGCGACGCGTCGTCGCAAGATGGGTCTCCTCGCCGACTGCGAAGAGCTGTTCGGCACCTCCGACCTGTACGAGCTTCTCGGTGTGCCCAAAGATGCGTCCGAAGCCGCCATCAAGAAGGCGTACGGGCGCCTGTCGCTGCTCGTCCACCCAGACCGTGCGGAGGATGCTCAGATGGAGACGGTCGCGCGAAAGTTCCAGGTCCTCTCCAAGGTGCATCTGATACTAGGCGACAGTGACAAGCGAGCCGCCTACGACGACACCGGATGCGTCGTCGAGGACGACGACATGGCCGGCGACCGCGACTGGGGCGTCGACTGGGGCGTCGTGTTCCCCAAGATCAACCTCGACGATCTCGATAAGTAAGCCCCTACGTGCTCGTGGCGCTTCCTGCTCATGAATCGATCTCGTTATATCCTAATTAAACCCGCTACTTGTGTGAAAGTAATGCACATTAGTGAACTAGCTGTCACAGGTCATGTGACAACAAAAGAACTGCACTTTGGACAGCTGGTTCCGTCCGAGTTTCATTTGTCGGAAACTCTATGGTTCAGTCTGCCCAGAATTTTGGCACCGAGGCGTGCTTTCTCATACGCGCCGActacggggtgggggggggaaggggggaggagggCTCTCGGGGGTGCCATGCCGCCGCCGAAGGTTTTTACGGGGATGGGGAacagcacccccctccccccttgttACCTTCTGCGTCCCTTCGGGCTCTCCTTGAAGTCTAGCCGATAGCGCTCCCGAACTTTCTAAAGCTCCGTCTTGGAGGGGGAGTGAAAGGGGAgagaaacgtttcttttttttttaacgcagcgGTAAATTCGTTGATGCACTCTTCGGAATCAATTCAGAATGTGAAAGCGTATGACGTGAAGGTGGAATGCGGTTGCATGACTCAGCCTCTCACTAGCGCAGTCCGTTTGCGAAACGTGTGAGTCACGTGCTTCCGATTAGTGCAAGCGTGAACGTGCCGAAGTGATTGtggctaaagcccctccatccccGCGCCACCGCTGGTCGGCGGTGGTGCGTTGATGGAGAGGTTTTAATTGTCGCTAGATCACTCGCTTCCATCAGGGCGATTCCGTACAGCTCTCATTTAAAGCTGCGAATTCACTTAGCAAAGCCGTTCTTTGTGACTTGCTTTGCAAGTTCTGTATTTGTTGCAACTTGCGTTTCACTTTTATTCGGTTCAATGTATTTGCGTTCGTTTCTCGACAGGTACCTTGCCAAATACAGGGGCTCCAGTCAGGAGGTGGCTGACCTCAAGGGCTACTACGAGCGCTTCgagggcgacttcaacgccatcAGCGAATGCCTCGTCAGCTTCGAAATTGAAGACGAGGACCGCTACCGCAACATATTGAATAAGCTCATCGAGGACGGCGAAGTGAAGGCGTACCCCAAATTCACCGAGGAGACCAAGAAGTCACGTGACGCGCGGAAGAGGTGGTATTTGAAAGAAGCCAAAgaggccaaaaaaagaaaaatggaagagGGTTTGGATGGCAGCGGGGAATCCCTGCCAAACGCCAAAAGACAGCGTTCGAATTTGGATATCTTTGGAGGCTTTCGAGATGTAATTGCAAACCTCGAAGCCAAGTACTGCAAGCCAAAGGAGAAGAAGGCGTCAAAGTGATGAGTTGTAGCCGCGGTGTTTGAGACTCACGGCAGATGCACAAAGCATGTGCACGATAGACTTCCAACTCTCTCGGTGTTAACCTTGTTAGCGAACATGGCCAGTCCATGCTTGGACTGGAGTTTGCTGTTTGAGAACCTATTGCTTTAAAAGACTTGTATATTTCGGTTTGTGTTAGGGAGACCCAAAGTTCTGAGCCTTCACTATGGACCGCATATAATTTAACGCTTCCTTTGTTTATCTGTGGTTGTCTTTTCGTGTGTACCGGCACATTCATTCCATGTGGCTGTGCGACGTTATCAATATGGTTGGTTGCTCAAAGTGTGCAAAGAAGCAATGCACAATTGTTTATGCTATTCTATTGCTCTTTGTAGCGCCATGCgcaagtaataaagaaaaactgTTTCGCACCCTTTTTCGTAATCGTTATATCACGAAGGCTTAGCAGATCGTGACATTCTCTAACTTGGTATGACCTTTCTGGAGCACAATGTGCCATTCTACTTAAAGCTATGTAGACAGAACATTTGAAGATTTTTTTCACGTGCACTGGCTTCAAGCTGACATCGTGCATTGGACCACACACGCTTAATATTACCAGGGtttctaccaactgggaaaaccgggaaaaccgggaattctcagggaatttgaacagcctggaaaaactcagggaaaactcagggaatttgtgcttctatcagggaaaattagctgtaactttgttgaaagggaacgaaagtcgtgttaatgctggctccagtaacagaggaatcgcaacgaatcgtcattgacgcagtgtcatcggcacgatgtattgccagagtagtcgaccgattttctagacgcccgatttttcggacatgcccgataatttgcacggtgttgcggcaccaccacgtactccatatagttaatgtatattgccctgactgcaggtctgaaatggcatcaatcaaagccgccaccgcccctattttgattatctcgccgcctcgaaccaccactctcgcaggcagacccgctggcagccgtaaccaccaccgcggcaacgttaggcctagctgcttctgtgTTCGCTATTaggcttcttgccgtgcggtgccgtgtttttcattgaaagaattcgccgctattaccaatggcaccgactccgcctttgtaatcctcgcgattggctttaaagctcgcagagcacagcgcgttgcgtaatgccagtctccgaaagttagcttcgcctcagtacatttgtattaggcggtgaagcataacaagcgtgggaagggggcaattgtcacgggacacagcatatattccttaattacacatgcatgcaccccatctcctgtcacagtacaagccctgatatgcctaataagcgtactgacaggccttcagagctttttcagacgtgcctgtggtaatttcagcccttaaaggcagttaaagacatgcattaatttttttcagactgcccgtttttttttttcaattttttttgcggtccctcggaagtccgaaaaatcaaatgttgactgtacaactgaccaagaggatgcttcagatgatccatgtggtgaaagcgtggtagaaggaggataagaacagaaaggaccgacgcactgaggaattaacgggaaaggaagggtgccgccgcctttttgaaggagcttgagctaaaacaACTAAGTGTTgactgacgctgagacacaggtgtccctcatccaaaccaaaataaattgtttgagcagggaaacccaacactgagatgttgtgtacgggctgagagtatgtcaggacagttgaggttgacttcccagctgctgagagagaaccttagttgtgacaaagttcaggacctcatacagatgagcttgctatcaattgatagaactagctgatattaaaaaatatttacttatgtgtgcatctccttttcattcgtatttgaaaatgttcgactcaatttggaatgggctttaccatttctttcgctgtgcattttactaacaccttccttctgttttctttttaaataaaatagatattactccttactattcaaactggattaagtcatttttttgcttcagcatgcttactagagagtgacagcatcgggcaacgtggtgtcagcctgtcatGACAtgaaacaaagttctggctcattcagggaatttcgcaatggtgctcagggaaaacctggaaaactcagggaatctggaaatgtcaacttggtagacaccctgattaccGTTATAGCGACCAAGAAAAGCCCAAGCGTGAATGGCGACGCTTGGCTCCTGAGGTAAGGAAGACGGACCCAATGAGGATCAGTGTTGCTGCCTTCTTCGCGTTGGCGCTTGGCTGGAACTGCTCGGTGCCTCTGCGCTTGACCCGACGTGACTGGGCTGCCCGAGAACTCTCGATAAACCAGTCGCGCCGCATTTAGTCGATTCTATATGCGCCAGCGATTGCACCCTGCACCTGACTCTTCGCTGTCGGAATCGTAAAATGCAGTGCCTTCGTCTTTAACGCGCACCCCCGACTTAAAAATGCAAGATACGATACTGTTGATCGTTATTTGATTCGATATTTTACGGTAAGAGAGAGGAATGGAGATGCGTTCTcgcttgtaaaaagaaaatatgcCACCGCATCCGAACCCCACTGGACTGGGCATCACTCGTCGAGCACCAGTTTTGTAAACGAAGTCCATTGATGCCAGACTTTGGGCACTGGCAAGAGCATCTTGCTAAGCACGACCTTTGAGATCGGAAAGTGGGATTCAAAATTGTAAGGTGGGCTTTGGACACTGAATACTGTAGTTTTTGTTTTGTACTCCATTCTAACGCGAAGATAACATTTCAGTGTGAAcccttctagaaaaaaaaaatgtgcacgtTGACACCCGGTGACTGCGCTAACACTGTTTCCAGAGTTATAAAAGGTCACTGTACGTTACCACAAGTGATGCTGGGCTGTGCAGCGAAACTTTGATGCGAATAATGATTATCGAGAAGACTAGAGATTAACGCCTCCCAGAGAGACGCCGACGCCGAAAGAAGATCGTCTCCGGCGCGACGTTACGTAAACGGCCGGCGTATATATACAAATTATGCACACCGTGGCGCCACCTGCCGTCAGCGCCTGCATGACGTGTGAAATTCCGAAAGCGTCCGCTTACGACGACGCCGTGCgactcgtatttttttttttcgtccttttACTGCCGTGGAATTTCAGTTGGTTGCGGTAGTAGATGCGCACGAAAATACTCCCCGTGTTTTCATGACACGGAAGTGCTCAAACGGTTCGCCAGGCAGTTAGACGGGGAAATATTTGAGGCATAGTAGCATTTcaaaagctgctgatgaatgtgTAGGCGCTCCATCCCTGGCACTCACTGATAAAGGGTTGTATTTTGAGAAGAACCGGAtcaatgctttgtaatggctcgCTGTGGGCGCATATCGGCTTCGTTGCGCAATGTGGTTTTCTCCTACGTCGCACATTCGTTGACGCGTCCGTCTGCGCATTTATTTGAGCATacggttgtggtgttgggctgctgagcacgaggttgcggggtcgaatcccggccgcggcggccgcatttcgacgggggcgaaatgcgaaaacacccgtgtgcttagattttggtgcacgttaaagaacccccggtggtcgaaatttccggagtcccccactacggcgtgcctcacagcGAGAACTTTCTCGCGACCATTGTCTCGTCTGTGATTTATCCTGGGCTGAGGGCCCCAAGAAACGCAGACGTGGCAGACGTGGCTTGACGATTAAGCCGGTTCAGACTAGCAGCATCCACcggtacaaacaaacaaacaaactgttGGCTCTCGCGTAATGGTATTCTCACTTACTGAAGGAGAACACATAAGTGGCCTTCTCTTTGCTCTACGCCTTGTCACGGGCACAAAGTCACCTTCGTCCGAGCTTTCGTGACTGATCGAAGAGTACATCGGCGTGTCATAACTTTCGGCGTCGCTCGGGTGGCCGGAACGCCTTCTCGGGGCGGCTGCAGTCGATGCGGAAGGTATGGGCGGAGGCCATTGTGACTCCACGTCCATTTCCGCAGTCAATGGAACGGAGTCTTCTGCGAACACCaaagaaaaacatgaaaaatcaCTGACTGGAACCAGCTTTCTACCGAGGAATCACTTCGTTTTCCTCTCCCCGTTATTTGTGGTCTCCCAACGTACGTTATTTGTGGTCTCCATACGTTGTTTGTGGTCTGCCTACGTACGTTGTTTGCGGTCTCCCTAAGTGCGTTATTTGTGGTCTCCCTATGTTGTTTGTGGTCTTCCTACGTACGTTATTTATGGTCTCCCTACGTACGTTATTTGTGGTCTCCAtacgttgtttgtggtctccctacgtaggttgtttgtggtctcccaACGTCGTCTGTGGTCTGCCTACCTACGTTATTTATGGTCTCCCCACGCCGTTTTTGGTCCCCCTGCGTTGTCTGTGGTCTCCCTAAATTTGTTTGTGGTCTCGCTACGTTGTGTGTGGTCTCCCCTACAGGCCTTCCAAGCCTCACCGGCTGTCGCACCGCTCTCACAGGGTTGTGAAACGGCGTACATCAGTTTCGCGTTCGTTCAAAAGACTGCGGTATGACGGTTAGTCTAGCCACTTTCATCGCAATTTCATCGGTGCGAGTCCATCGTGAAGTTTCCATAACGCACGAACGCGCCAAGTGAACGAACAGTGACTCGGTACAAGACTCTATAGTTCAGCGTTGCAGCATATAGATCAAGCAAGATGGCGAGTATGTGGCATTCTGCGCATCACTTCTTTTGTTTTTGCGATCTTGCGTCGCACCATTTTTCAACAGCTTCAAAGCGTGTATCACAAACAGAATTTCACTTTCCGTAAAACGTGATGCAACATTCGCGAAGAACGAGCCGGAATTCGGCAAACGTTACGATCGATTCGGGGGGAGGAGTTGGCAGGCACGTCACGGTAAATAAATGATCGCTTCTTTTTTGCACGAAGTCTAGGTTCTCCACATTTTCAGATAATTCAATAAGGATCACTAAGAATTGCGCCACGTCACTCTTTTGCATGTGTTTTTGGCGCAGAGTTACTTCGTTAACGCGATTTCTTTGAAACTGTTCAGTGGTTTGTCTTTAGCAGGTAGCCTGTTGCTGCGCCTCCGCTTTTCCCAGCTTCAGCATCGCTGAAAACTATTGACAGTGCGAACCGACACGAACGGCACTGAGAAGTCATATGACTGTCGCAGACATCCCCCCCCTCCTCATTTTTTTAAATAGATTTTTTAGCGCGCATGAAAACGACGCGGCATGCTCATTGCATTCCCCAAAAAGTAGTAAGGAATCCAAGCGCGCCTTTGCGATCGTGCGCGACACGACAGCTTTGCCCAGAGCACGTTGAAAGTGCGTTGCGCAAACGTCGCCTGAATAGTTCAATCTCTGGCTTTAGGGTCGAGGTTCAAGATGCAACACCTTAACGAGGCGGGAAACGGTAGCGGAACATTTGCCCCTCTCACGTGCGGGCATGTTTCGATCAGGGGACGAAGCTCGCTCGTCCAATTCCACGGATCACAAGGCGCGGCGTATCCGGTGGGCTCCTCCTCTCGGAatgcaaaaagagagagagagagaaagagagaaaaaagaaagtgttgtTTTCCTGGCTTCCGTCAGGTTACTCCAACCTTATGCGCATCTCCCTCACACTAAGACAGAGAAGTCGAAACACTAGTAGGAGTTGCAGCCaacggtgttaagaacggccagctgcagtgcaagttttgccacccAGTTgcgactatggcggcaacattccgggagcgtcgccgcacacctctagccacggcgtgactaagtcgactgtgtgtgaacaacaatacgggcgtcctcgactctccgtcgttggagccgagtttgacgaagtcgccattgtaactaaacgggctcggcggaccaactattgttactgagccgcgagAACTTCaactgacaccccttcccacgcgccgaccaagacgccagacaatgggcggccggcgggcgcgctgcagttcggggaataaatgcccctacggtgcctcgttctcccctacggtgcctggtcaactcgcctacggtgcttagacggccgtttccgtcacctgggtatcgggagaggaccgagtgtttaaaaaccgctgttgtgcggctgctcaggacactctctcaagcagacatgttagactgatgtactttctcaaacagtcatgttagactgatataaatactgtaaataaacccattttcctcgttctcgatgagaagcagtccttcccttcgccaacgtcctcagcgtggataagttggacgacggcatgggccagctaccttctaattcatgcccgactccaatcttgacaacggatcacgagcgatgggattgaagcCCCAATCATAACAACGGTCGTGATAGCTCGACAACAAGCAACGAACACAGCGACAAACCACGTGATCGGCGGACTCTGCTTAGAACAGCTGTTATGGCATAGCTAAAGTCATGGAGGGCTATGACGCTCCAACCAGCTTTCACTCGGATCCTCGCACCATTACAAGTGTAGCCACAAATATAGAGCAAGTGGCGCCCGGTCTTTGACGAAAGACGGCTTCTCGGGGGGTGCAGTGACGTCTTGGTTAACTATGCAGTTCTACGCATTTTCTGTTGGGGCACAAAGCTTTTCatttaggagagagagagagaggaaggt
This genomic window contains:
- the LOC139048522 gene encoding dnaJ homolog subfamily C member 9-like — its product is MAKLRCSRAVLETKPELRLATRRRKMGLLADCEELFGTSDLYELLGVPKDASEAAIKKAYGRLSLLVHPDRAEDAQMETVARKFQVLSKVHLILGDSDKRAAYDDTGCVVEDDDMAGDRDWGVDWGVVFPKINLDDLDKYLAKYRGSSQEVADLKGYYERFEGDFNAISECLVSFEIEDEDRYRNILNKLIEDGEVKAYPKFTEETKKSRDARKRWYLKEAKEAKKRKMEEGLDGSGESLPNAKRQRSNLDIFGGFRDVIANLEAKYCKPKEKKASK